One genomic segment of Peribacillus sp. FSL H8-0477 includes these proteins:
- a CDS encoding alpha-N-arabinofuranosidase produces the protein MSEQLFTIHLDQELGKINRNIYGHFAEHLGRGIYEGIWVGEDSSIPNKQGIRLDVVEALREINIPVLRWPGGCFADEYHWKDGIGPRSERKRMVNTHWGGTVENNHFGTHEFMMLCEMLGCEPYICGNVGSGTIQEMSEWVEYMTFEGESPMADWRKENGRDLPWNLTYFGVGNESWGCGGNMTPEYYADLYRRYQTYVRNYGENKIYKIAGGANTADYHWTEVLMKNAGDLFDGLSLHYYTITGESWHEKGSATNFTENEWQTTMEKAFFMKELLSKHGEIMDKYDPEKRVGLIIDEWGTWFDVEEGTNPGFLYQQNTIRDALITALHFHIFQEQCERVQMANIAQTVNVLQAMILTKEEKLLLTPTYHIFDMFKGHQDGKLLSIEKREKDTNEIPQISISASKGEAGEITISLCNLDLHEETVCGLKLPSMDIHKKDIKTKILTAAKMNAHNTFEDPNVVVPSELKSIKMIDNTIELKLPPMSVVVLTIL, from the coding sequence ATGTCGGAACAGTTATTTACCATCCATTTAGACCAGGAACTTGGGAAAATTAATCGAAACATTTATGGTCATTTTGCTGAACATTTAGGCAGAGGTATATATGAAGGTATCTGGGTAGGGGAAGATTCCTCAATTCCAAACAAACAGGGAATTCGATTAGATGTTGTTGAGGCTTTAAGGGAAATCAATATTCCCGTACTTCGCTGGCCAGGTGGATGCTTTGCGGATGAGTACCATTGGAAAGATGGCATTGGACCTCGTAGTGAAAGAAAGAGAATGGTGAATACCCATTGGGGTGGTACTGTTGAAAATAACCATTTTGGTACACATGAATTTATGATGTTATGTGAAATGCTTGGTTGTGAGCCTTATATATGTGGAAATGTGGGGAGTGGAACTATACAGGAAATGTCAGAATGGGTCGAATATATGACATTTGAAGGCGAATCACCTATGGCTGATTGGAGAAAGGAAAATGGGCGGGATTTACCCTGGAACCTAACCTACTTTGGCGTTGGTAATGAGAGCTGGGGATGTGGAGGTAATATGACTCCTGAGTATTATGCTGATTTATACCGACGTTATCAAACATATGTCCGAAATTATGGTGAAAATAAAATTTATAAGATTGCTGGCGGTGCAAATACAGCTGATTATCACTGGACCGAAGTTTTAATGAAAAATGCAGGTGACTTGTTTGATGGTCTTAGTCTTCATTATTACACGATCACAGGAGAATCTTGGCATGAGAAAGGTTCTGCAACAAATTTCACGGAAAATGAATGGCAAACAACTATGGAAAAAGCATTCTTTATGAAAGAATTACTCTCAAAACACGGGGAAATCATGGATAAATATGATCCAGAGAAGCGAGTAGGCTTAATTATTGATGAATGGGGAACTTGGTTTGATGTAGAAGAGGGGACTAATCCAGGTTTTTTATATCAACAGAACACAATACGTGATGCTTTAATAACAGCCTTGCATTTTCATATTTTTCAAGAACAGTGTGAGCGCGTACAAATGGCGAATATTGCTCAAACAGTTAATGTACTGCAAGCAATGATTCTTACAAAAGAAGAAAAATTACTATTGACACCTACCTATCACATATTTGATATGTTTAAAGGGCATCAGGATGGAAAACTACTTTCCATTGAAAAGAGAGAGAAAGATACTAATGAGATTCCTCAAATCAGTATTTCTGCATCTAAAGGTGAGGCAGGTGAAATAACCATAAGTTTATGTAATTTAGATTTACATGAAGAAACAGTTTGTGGACTAAAATTACCATCAATGGATATACATAAAAAAGACATTAAGACAAAAATTTTAACCGCCGCGAAAATGAATGCTCATAATACATTTGAGGATCCTAACGTAGTAGTTCCTAGTGAATTAAAAAGTATAAAAATGATTGATAATACCATAGAACTCAAATTACCACCTATGTCAGTAGTTGTTCTTACTATCTTATAA
- a CDS encoding MBL fold metallo-hydrolase, whose protein sequence is MFLLSYKCFGSLFTGNRGGIFIQIIPLTLESSFAEGSVNAFLVVGDTVTLVDTGNLDGPSFEQLKRLIALEGYGLSDLDHIILTHMHTDHSGGVARIQNEVSIPVYVHEKARHVIEGGEVEFTREQSFYQDFLYRSGATINERITQSYRELNWQEIRYVKENEYIKMGGSDFTVDYVPGHSQTDLLFYNQEGVALAGDLLLPDISVNAFIEPPDPGTSEKPKPLLQYRESLMKMYKLPLKTVYPGHGQVIINHKALIEKRLAEHDKRCARILAVLEKGDATVYQLCQTIYPKLKGSAVYLGLSQIQGHLELLEVRGETICQQRNAIDIYSIRT, encoded by the coding sequence TTGTTCTTACTATCTTATAAATGTTTTGGTTCACTATTTACCGGAAACAGAGGAGGGATTTTCATTCAGATTATACCATTAACCTTAGAATCTAGTTTTGCTGAAGGATCAGTAAATGCGTTCCTAGTGGTTGGGGACACCGTTACACTGGTCGATACAGGCAATCTGGATGGTCCTTCCTTTGAGCAATTAAAACGTTTGATTGCCCTTGAAGGATACGGCCTGTCAGATCTTGATCACATTATTTTGACACATATGCATACTGACCATTCAGGAGGTGTAGCTCGTATTCAAAACGAGGTATCTATTCCCGTATATGTCCACGAAAAGGCAAGACATGTGATTGAAGGAGGGGAAGTAGAGTTTACTAGAGAACAATCCTTTTATCAGGATTTTCTATATCGGAGCGGGGCTACCATTAACGAACGTATTACCCAGTCCTATCGCGAATTGAATTGGCAGGAGATTCGGTATGTGAAAGAGAATGAGTATATAAAGATGGGCGGTTCTGATTTTACCGTAGACTATGTACCAGGCCACAGTCAGACGGATCTTTTATTTTATAATCAGGAAGGTGTGGCACTTGCCGGAGATCTTTTACTTCCGGATATATCTGTAAACGCTTTCATTGAACCTCCAGATCCGGGAACCTCAGAGAAGCCTAAACCATTGCTTCAATATCGTGAATCGCTTATGAAGATGTATAAGCTGCCGTTAAAAACAGTCTATCCTGGTCATGGCCAAGTTATTATTAATCACAAAGCTTTAATCGAAAAGAGATTGGCTGAACACGATAAACGTTGTGCACGCATTTTAGCTGTCCTAGAAAAGGGCGATGCAACCGTATATCAGCTTTGTCAGACAATTTATCCTAAATTAAAGGGCTCTGCGGTGTATTTGGGCTTATCACAAATACAAGGGCATTTAGAATTGCTTGAGGTAAGAGGGGAAACCATTTGTCAGCAAAGAAATGCCATAGATATCTATTCAATACGTACGTAA
- a CDS encoding acyl-CoA dehydrogenase family protein, translating to MDFSLTDEQKMIQKTVRSFVKKELIPLEAEVLRNERDGKPGISEEKIAELRSKAKDMGFWGINTPEEFGGADLGPTMTALIMMELGRTFVPFSFGGSADNILYYCNEQQKENYLLPVINGEKKSCFALTEPTAGSDAANITMRAVKDGNDWVLNGEKVFITNGNEADFAMVFAITDSEKGPQGGVTCFLVDREMGWHSEYIHTMGEWGPASLVFDNVRVPEENILGELGKGFALGMKWIGQGRWIIPARGLGAAERLLQMAIDYSHQRFTFGKPISERQAIQWMIADSAVEIEATRWLVLHAAWLAEEGRDNRHYSSIAKLYGTNMANRVVDRVLQIHGGMGYTKELPIERWYREMRVWRIFEGTDEIQRHIISRNLLKGNVKVGELMA from the coding sequence GTGGATTTTTCATTAACTGATGAACAGAAAATGATTCAGAAAACCGTAAGAAGTTTTGTTAAAAAAGAATTGATCCCGCTAGAAGCAGAAGTGCTGCGTAACGAAAGGGATGGAAAGCCAGGAATTTCTGAAGAGAAAATCGCTGAATTAAGAAGTAAAGCAAAGGATATGGGATTTTGGGGAATTAATACGCCGGAAGAATTTGGCGGAGCTGATTTAGGACCGACCATGACTGCATTAATCATGATGGAGCTGGGGAGAACGTTTGTCCCATTTAGTTTTGGCGGATCTGCCGACAATATTCTTTATTACTGCAATGAACAACAAAAAGAAAACTATCTGCTTCCAGTGATAAATGGCGAGAAAAAGTCATGCTTTGCACTTACTGAACCAACGGCTGGTTCTGATGCTGCAAATATTACTATGCGAGCAGTTAAGGATGGAAACGACTGGGTGCTGAATGGTGAAAAGGTGTTTATCACAAATGGAAATGAAGCCGACTTTGCCATGGTATTTGCGATTACAGATAGTGAAAAGGGTCCTCAAGGCGGGGTAACCTGCTTTTTAGTTGATCGAGAAATGGGCTGGCATTCGGAATATATTCATACTATGGGTGAATGGGGTCCGGCATCACTCGTTTTTGATAATGTACGTGTACCAGAAGAAAATATTCTGGGAGAACTAGGTAAAGGGTTTGCACTGGGGATGAAATGGATTGGGCAAGGACGTTGGATTATTCCGGCAAGAGGTCTGGGTGCTGCGGAAAGACTACTGCAGATGGCTATCGACTATTCACATCAGCGTTTCACGTTTGGTAAGCCAATTTCAGAACGTCAGGCTATTCAGTGGATGATTGCAGATTCTGCTGTCGAGATTGAAGCCACTCGTTGGCTGGTTCTGCATGCTGCATGGCTTGCTGAAGAGGGACGTGATAACCGTCATTATTCTTCTATCGCAAAACTATATGGAACAAATATGGCGAATCGTGTGGTTGACCGTGTCCTGCAAATTCACGGAGGTATGGGGTATACGAAGGAATTGCCAATTGAGCGATGGTACAGGGAAATGCGTGTTTGGCGGATTTTTGAAGGAACAGATGAAATCCAGCGCCATATCATTTCCCGGAATTTATTAAAAGGAAATGTCAAAGTAGGGGAATTGATGGCCTAG
- a CDS encoding class I adenylate-forming enzyme family protein, whose protein sequence is MNLTQLLEENIRTYGDYPLLYDLDKHYTNIEVKQHAMKIAAGLNSLGITAGDRVIVCMPNCPEVLFCYQGITRAGAIIVPVMFTLHPREIHFIAANCGAKAVITSSLVRNKIEEGMMGLKESPILISIDEAENDKTVNLSQLMNESIQTDIMEYEPNEEETAVILYTSGTTGQPKGVRQTHKNLYSNALSSFKHSESERGTTLGILPLAHAYGLTLSNIAFIAGSSIVIFPKFDPKGIFEAIEKYQVRSFSAVPAMIHALLGSPDSENYNLSSFQYIGSGSAPLPISVIQAFQQKFKADIHEGYGLSEASAIVTAQRKGMEYKPGSVGIPIPGVEVKIIAANGVELPVGQVGEVVVRGDNVTPGYYNNTEESEKAIKDGWLHTGDLGKLDEDGYLFIVDRQKDLIIRGGFNIYPRDLEEILNHHKGVSEAAIIGLPDEKMGEQVVACVVKNSESELTEQELIAYCQEHLAKNKTPTKIVFLDALPRNGVGKILKNHLRSSVSEQQSSVPNKL, encoded by the coding sequence ATGAATCTAACACAACTTCTTGAAGAAAATATCAGAACTTATGGGGATTATCCGTTGCTTTATGACCTGGACAAACACTATACAAATATTGAGGTAAAACAACATGCTATGAAGATTGCAGCAGGGCTCAATTCTTTAGGCATAACTGCAGGCGACCGTGTTATTGTTTGTATGCCTAATTGCCCTGAAGTGCTTTTTTGTTATCAAGGAATTACGCGGGCAGGTGCTATAATTGTTCCGGTTATGTTCACTCTTCACCCCCGGGAAATTCATTTTATTGCTGCTAACTGTGGAGCGAAGGCTGTAATTACTTCCTCACTTGTTCGGAATAAGATTGAAGAAGGAATGATGGGATTAAAGGAAAGTCCTATTCTTATTTCGATCGACGAAGCAGAAAATGATAAAACCGTGAACTTATCTCAATTAATGAATGAGTCTATTCAGACTGACATAATGGAATATGAGCCAAATGAAGAAGAAACGGCCGTTATTCTTTATACGTCAGGAACGACTGGTCAGCCAAAAGGTGTACGCCAGACTCATAAGAATTTGTATTCAAATGCACTTAGTTCATTTAAACATAGTGAATCTGAGCGAGGGACAACACTTGGAATATTGCCGCTTGCTCATGCATATGGCTTAACACTTTCTAATATTGCCTTTATTGCCGGAAGCTCGATCGTGATTTTTCCTAAATTCGATCCTAAAGGGATTTTTGAAGCAATTGAAAAATACCAAGTGCGATCATTTTCGGCTGTACCAGCTATGATTCATGCGCTGCTTGGATCACCAGATTCAGAGAATTATAATCTATCTAGTTTTCAATACATTGGTTCGGGTTCGGCACCGCTGCCAATCAGTGTTATTCAAGCCTTTCAACAGAAATTCAAAGCAGATATTCATGAAGGGTACGGTTTATCAGAAGCCTCAGCGATTGTTACTGCACAGCGCAAGGGAATGGAATACAAACCTGGATCTGTTGGTATCCCAATTCCTGGAGTAGAGGTGAAAATCATCGCTGCAAATGGGGTAGAACTTCCGGTTGGTCAAGTAGGTGAAGTAGTGGTCCGCGGAGATAATGTTACACCGGGATATTACAACAACACGGAGGAATCGGAAAAGGCCATTAAAGATGGCTGGCTTCATACAGGAGATCTTGGGAAATTGGATGAAGATGGTTATCTATTCATTGTTGATCGTCAAAAGGATTTAATAATTAGAGGCGGATTTAATATTTATCCACGGGACTTGGAAGAAATATTAAATCATCATAAAGGGGTTTCAGAAGCAGCGATTATTGGCTTACCTGATGAAAAAATGGGTGAGCAGGTAGTAGCATGCGTGGTAAAGAATTCAGAAAGTGAATTAACTGAACAAGAATTAATAGCATACTGTCAAGAACACCTTGCTAAAAATAAAACACCAACGAAAATTGTATTTCTTGATGCACTTCCTCGGAATGGGGTCGGAAAAATTTTAAAAAATCACCTGCGCTCATCGGTTAGTGAACAGCAGTCGAGTGTTCCAAATAAATTGTAA
- a CDS encoding SDR family NAD(P)-dependent oxidoreductase, protein MNRFTGKSAIVTGGARGIGAAITKKFAREGAAVAVLDVDYDGASMLAQEIKDEGGKAIALKVNIANAEEVETAFNKVVEEFGKLDILVNNAGVIRDNMLFKMEESDWDTVMDVHLKGSFLCSREAQKHMVAQKYGKIVNLSSTSALGNRGQANYSAAKAGLQGLTRTMSLELGPFGINVNAIAPGFIKTEMTKATAERMGITLEQMIQGSLSQLAIKRAGEPEDIANAAAFLCSEEASYVTGQTLYVAGRPTI, encoded by the coding sequence ATGAATCGTTTTACAGGAAAGTCAGCTATCGTAACTGGAGGAGCTAGAGGGATCGGAGCAGCTATTACTAAAAAGTTTGCCCGCGAAGGTGCAGCAGTTGCCGTTTTGGATGTTGATTATGATGGTGCAAGTATGCTGGCACAGGAAATCAAGGATGAAGGCGGAAAGGCGATTGCTTTGAAAGTAAATATTGCAAACGCCGAAGAAGTGGAGACAGCATTTAACAAAGTTGTGGAAGAGTTCGGTAAGCTCGATATTCTCGTGAATAATGCTGGGGTTATCCGTGATAATATGCTGTTCAAAATGGAAGAATCCGATTGGGACACCGTTATGGATGTTCATTTAAAGGGAAGCTTCTTATGCTCGCGTGAAGCTCAAAAACATATGGTGGCCCAAAAGTACGGAAAAATTGTTAATTTATCATCAACTTCTGCACTCGGCAATCGCGGTCAGGCGAACTATTCTGCTGCTAAAGCAGGGCTGCAAGGATTAACTCGGACGATGTCTTTGGAACTCGGACCATTTGGCATTAATGTAAATGCTATTGCGCCTGGTTTTATTAAAACAGAAATGACGAAGGCTACAGCTGAGAGAATGGGCATTACCTTGGAACAAATGATACAAGGGTCACTGTCACAACTGGCTATTAAGCGGGCTGGAGAACCGGAGGATATTGCAAATGCAGCGGCATTTTTATGTTCAGAAGAAGCATCATATGTGACTGGACAGACATTGTACGTAGCAGGGAGACCGACCATATAA
- a CDS encoding FAS1-like dehydratase domain-containing protein: MAIDHSLIGKKTEIYQYEVEKGHIRRFVEAVGDDSPLYVNEDFAGETAFNGLIAPPTFATTLTMGKESPLDGIEGFEMRRVLHGEQEYEFHRPIRPGAQYWVQSEITNVFDRKGNSGAMTFIVVETRAKDIDKQPVVTCKSTIVYRQSL; encoded by the coding sequence ATGGCCATTGATCATAGCTTGATAGGCAAAAAAACTGAGATATACCAATATGAGGTTGAGAAAGGACATATCCGGCGGTTTGTGGAAGCAGTTGGTGATGATTCTCCTTTATACGTAAATGAAGATTTCGCTGGTGAAACCGCTTTTAATGGACTAATTGCCCCTCCGACGTTTGCAACTACATTGACGATGGGAAAGGAAAGTCCCCTTGATGGCATAGAAGGATTTGAGATGAGACGAGTTCTTCATGGTGAACAGGAATATGAATTTCACCGTCCGATTAGACCCGGTGCACAGTATTGGGTTCAAAGTGAGATTACCAATGTATTTGATCGGAAAGGGAATTCAGGGGCCATGACTTTTATCGTTGTCGAAACAAGAGCAAAAGATATTGACAAGCAACCAGTCGTTACCTGCAAATCAACAATTGTTTACCGCCAAAGTTTATAA
- a CDS encoding MaoC/PaaZ C-terminal domain-containing protein, whose translation MAQQVLFSRLKEGQELPELVNPPITRVQLVKYAGASGDFNPLHTVDSFAEKAGLEGVIAHGMLSMGFIGKYVREIIAEHGDIKKISVRFSRMAKPGDTLTCSGKVSSVSNDSQQTEFEVLVRNQHGEKVTSGVCLVHYF comes from the coding sequence ATGGCACAACAGGTTTTATTTTCGCGTTTAAAAGAAGGGCAGGAGCTTCCTGAACTAGTAAATCCACCTATTACAAGAGTACAGCTTGTTAAATATGCAGGGGCATCTGGTGACTTTAATCCGTTGCATACTGTGGATAGCTTCGCTGAAAAGGCAGGGCTTGAAGGGGTGATTGCTCATGGAATGTTAAGTATGGGCTTTATCGGGAAGTATGTAAGAGAAATTATTGCTGAACATGGTGATATTAAAAAAATTTCAGTTCGCTTCAGCCGAATGGCTAAGCCTGGAGATACACTTACGTGCAGTGGTAAAGTAAGTTCAGTATCGAATGATAGTCAACAAACAGAATTTGAGGTGCTTGTCCGCAACCAACATGGTGAGAAGGTTACGTCTGGAGTATGCCTCGTTCATTATTTTTAA